The DNA region TGGCTCCGCCTACTCGACGTTCATCGCGTGCTGGCTGAACGTTTCCGCAGAGAGAGCGAAGTCCGTCTGGCGCTGCTCCACCGTGAGCACGGTCCGGTGCTTGCGCTGGACGTCGATGACCGTTGTCTCGTCCGCCCGCCAGGCCGAGCCGGAGACCTGGCGGACCTGGCTCATCCGTATCTCCTTGAGCGGCTGGAGCTTCTTGTCGAAGGAGCGCACTCGGACGGCGAAGAGGTTGTCCTTGCGCAGCCAGACGTGCGTCTTGCCGTAGGGCGACTCCTTCACCACCTTGGGCGCGGAGGGCACGGCCTCGATGAGGTGACAGTCCTGCCCATCCACCTTCTCACTGCCGAGCAGGCGATAGCTGTAGTCCTCCACCTCGCGGCGCTTGAGGTCTTCGAAGAAGAAGTCGGTGCCGACGAAGCGGTCCCCCAGCTCCGCCTGTCCCACCCGGCGTGTCTTCCGGAATGAAGGCAGGTACAGCCACTGGTCGTCCTGCCCCTCCTCGTCCGGGGCCTGGAGGCTCAGCAAGGTGGTGCCCTTCACGTCCGCGGGCTGGAGGAAGCGCACGCGCAACCGATCTCCGCGCCCCTCAGGGTCCTGGGTGATGAACTCCACCTGGCGAACACGCTGGGCCCCTCCCTGGTCCTGCAACATCAGGCGCGAACGCACCCGCTCCTGTGGCAGGCGATGCTGGACATCACTCTTGCGCATCAGGGCCAGGGCCTCGTCCTCGGCACGGGCAGGGAGCCCCAAGACTGTCGCGCCCACCGTCAGGCAGGCAAGGAACGAACGGAACATGAAAAGATGTCTCATACCAACCCGCGATAGCAATCCCCGGACCAGTCACCCGACGCCCCTCCCTTCCCTGTGAGACGCGCAGGCCGCCGCCGCCCATGGACGGGAAGCGGGGTGTAGACAGTCCTCCCCATCTTGTTGGGTGCCCCCCTCAACACGCAGCCCTTGCCTGAAAGCAGCCGGGGATCGGCACGGACGGGGCTGGCACGGACGGGGCTGGCACGGACGGGGCTGGCACGGCGTGTGCTCAAGGGCTTCGCAGCGTCGCCTCACGAGTGACGCAGACACCCACCTCGGGCGGGGGCCGCCCGAGCTGAGCCCGGCATTGCCGGGCGTGCTGCGCGCCTGCGGGCGCCATGGCACCTGACTGTCTTGCGGCAGTCGGGTTGTTTCATTTTGCGGAGGCCGAATTGAAGACAGCAATGCCGGAGTGGATTTCGGAAGAGAATGGTCCAACCAGCGCGGACCCCAGCGCCAACGTCACCGGGCAGGCCCAGCCGGTGCGCGGCGTGGTCCGCCCGCGCCACGTCCTCGACGTCCTGCGCCTGGTGCGACGCGCCCGTGCCAAGGGCATTCCTCTGTACCCGTTCTCCACCGGCTTGAATCACGGCTATGGCAGCCGCTCGCCGGTCACCCCGGACAATTTGCTGGTGGACCTCTCGGCTTTGCAGCACATCCGGGTCAGCACGCGCAGCCGTGACGGGGCGGCCTTGCCCGTGGTCGAGATCGGCCCCGGCGTGACCCAGGGCATGCTGTACGATTTCCTCGAGCGCCATCATCCCGAGTACACCTTCAACGTGACCGGAGCGGCGCGCGCCACCAGCATCATCGGCAATGCGCTTGACCGTGGTGTGGGCTACCTGGGGCCGCGCAAGGAGGACTTGTTCGGACTGGTGGCCGTGACTGGGGAGGGGCGGCTGTTCCGCAGCGGCTTCCGGCGCTTGCGCCGCTCGCCCTTGAGCCATAGCCATCCGTACGGGCTGGGCCCCATGGTGGATGGCTTGTTCTTTCAGGGGAATTTCGGACTGGTGGTGAGCGCCTGCTTCCGCCTCGTTCCCAAGCGCCCGGTGCGCGTCGCGCTGTCGCTGGCGCTGCACCGTGCCGCCGACCTGCCGCAGTTTCTCGATGAGCTGGCGCGCTGCAAGTCGGAAGGCTTGATCGGCTCGGTGACCCACATCGCCAACCAGGCCCGCACCCACGTCAGCATGGCCTACGGCATCACGCGCTACCTGGAGACGGAATGCGGCTTTTCTGCCGAGCAGGCCGAGCGCGAGACGGCACGTGCGCTGCGCGTGGTGGCGCCGGGCGAATGGACCAGCCTGGGCGGTATTTTTGGAAATGCCGGGCAGGTCAAGGCCAGCGTGCGCGAGGTGCGTGCGCGCCTGGGCCGCATCGCCCGGGTGCGCGTGATCAGCGATGAATCGCTGGCGCGCGACTACACGGTCTGCCATGCGGGACGGCGCCTGCCCCTGCTGCGCGCCAACGCCGCTGCGATCGCCGCCGTACGGCCCCTGCATGGCCTCGCGCTGGGCATTCCCACCGACGTGGCCATCGACAACCTGCTGTGGAGGTTCGGCCGGCCCCAGCTGGGGGCGGCCAAGCTGGATGCGTCCGACTGCGGGCTGATGTTTATCAACCCCGCGCTGCCGATGGATGGCGCCTTGGTCACCCGCGTGGTGGCGCAGCTCGAAGCCGTGGCGCGCGAGTACGGCCATACGCTGTACATCACGATCAATATCGAAACCCCCACCTCCCTGGTGGCGGTGATCAACCTGCTGTTCCAGCGCAGCGACCCGGCTGCCACCGCGCGCGCCCGGCAGTGTGCCGATGCGCTGCTGGCCTGCCTGCATAGACACGGCCTGGAGCTGTACCGCGCGCGCGCCGATACGATGGAGACGCTGATCAAGCGTGATCCGCGCTACTGGCAAACGGTCGGTGAGTTGAAGCGGGTATTCGATCCGGACGGAATCATTGCGCCGGGCCGTTATGCGCCGGCGCAAGATTGGATCGAGGCGCGGGCAGCCGGACAGGCTGCGTGAGCGTGGGTAGGCCCCCCGAGAGGGTGTCAAAGAATTCGTGTGAGGGGACTCGGCACGACACGCGGCGGGAAGGAGTAGAGCGGAAAGGGGGCCGAAAAGTCCCCTCGCCTCCACCGGGCAGCCGCCTCGCGGAACGCCGCGACGAAGGTCCGGTACTGCTCGCGCCACTCCCTCAGCGCCTGGCGCGTGGAGGCATGTCCCAATGGCCGCGGGCTGCGCTTGAGGTGCTCGGGCCGAGTATGCGGGTGCTGGGCCCTCACGGCTTGAGCCCCCATGACAGGCGTGTCCCGTGCGCGAGCCTCGGATTCCACCGCCTCCACCAATCCCCGCACCGCACGCCGCCGCTCCTCCTCCCCCAGTCCTTTCCAACACGGGAGGGGCTCCACCACCAGCTCCACTGGCTCGGCGATTTCCTCTGCGAAGCGCCCCTCCCCCGCCTCCAAGTCCTCGCTCCTCCTCTTGCTCCAGCGCTTCGTCCAGCTGAACCACTGGAACAGCCGCCTCGCCGGCCCCAGCAGCTGCGGCAGGCACGTGAGGCCCGGCCACTCGGCGCTCCTCTCCACCAGGCCCTCCTTCACCCCATGGGCCAGCACGTAGCGCAACCGCCCCACCAGCGCCTCGTCGTCCAGGACTGGCTCGGCTGAATAGCGCCTCTCCCAGAAGCCGCCACTCCAGTCCACCAGTCGCCCCACCTTCCTGGAGAGGTTGGCGCGCAGGTACTGCATGAAACCGGCGAGCGCTGCCCCCCGGGCCCACACCAGCAGGTGGAAATGGTTGGAGGCAAAGGTGAAGGCGTGCAGCCGTACGTTGCCGGCGTTCTGCTGGACGGCTCGTGCCAGCACGCCTCCCACCACCTCGTTCACCTCCACGCTCGGGCGCAGCAGCAGCCGTCCTTGGAAGCACCTGGACGTCACGAAATAGAAGCCCTCCTCCTGGAACATCCTCAGCGGCCAGCCCATCCCCATCCCCTACGCACGAGTCTCCAGGCCGGATGCACCCTGTGGGCCAACGCCAAGTCATCGGAATGACTTGAAGAGCGGTCGGTTACCCGTCCACGCCCGAGCCTCGTTCTCACTCAAGCCCCTCGCTTCGAATCCTTTGACACCGTCCCTGAATCCTTTGACACCGTCCCTGGGCCCCGAAGAAAAAGCCGATTTGATCGCGTTTCTCGAGAGCTTGACCGACAAGACATTTCTCTCGGACCCGCGTTTCGCGTCGCCGTTCGAAGCGACGCGCTAGGTGCTAGCGCGGCACCGCGTCCTTTGCCGGTGAATGGGCCTGGGCTCATTATGGCAGTGTGACCCGGATGGTCGCTTGGTCGTGATCTGTAGCCCCGATTGGGAGGCGGTTGGCCGTGCGGAGGGGCGGGCGCACGAGCGCAACGGGTCTCTGACAGCTGGGTAAATGGTCCTGGGCTCGGTTGGATCTCTGGTCGACGAAGGTACGGCAACCAAGCAACCTCGGATCAACAAAAGTGTGAGCGGCTCACGAGCTT from Archangium lipolyticum includes:
- a CDS encoding outer membrane lipoprotein-sorting protein; translation: MFRSFLACLTVGATVLGLPARAEDEALALMRKSDVQHRLPQERVRSRLMLQDQGGAQRVRQVEFITQDPEGRGDRLRVRFLQPADVKGTTLLSLQAPDEEGQDDQWLYLPSFRKTRRVGQAELGDRFVGTDFFFEDLKRREVEDYSYRLLGSEKVDGQDCHLIEAVPSAPKVVKESPYGKTHVWLRKDNLFAVRVRSFDKKLQPLKEIRMSQVRQVSGSAWRADETTVIDVQRKHRTVLTVEQRQTDFALSAETFSQHAMNVE
- a CDS encoding FAD-binding oxidoreductase, with amino-acid sequence MKTAMPEWISEENGPTSADPSANVTGQAQPVRGVVRPRHVLDVLRLVRRARAKGIPLYPFSTGLNHGYGSRSPVTPDNLLVDLSALQHIRVSTRSRDGAALPVVEIGPGVTQGMLYDFLERHHPEYTFNVTGAARATSIIGNALDRGVGYLGPRKEDLFGLVAVTGEGRLFRSGFRRLRRSPLSHSHPYGLGPMVDGLFFQGNFGLVVSACFRLVPKRPVRVALSLALHRAADLPQFLDELARCKSEGLIGSVTHIANQARTHVSMAYGITRYLETECGFSAEQAERETARALRVVAPGEWTSLGGIFGNAGQVKASVREVRARLGRIARVRVISDESLARDYTVCHAGRRLPLLRANAAAIAAVRPLHGLALGIPTDVAIDNLLWRFGRPQLGAAKLDASDCGLMFINPALPMDGALVTRVVAQLEAVAREYGHTLYITINIETPTSLVAVINLLFQRSDPAATARARQCADALLACLHRHGLELYRARADTMETLIKRDPRYWQTVGELKRVFDPDGIIAPGRYAPAQDWIEARAAGQAA